A window of Candidatus Vicinibacter proximus contains these coding sequences:
- the metG gene encoding methionine--tRNA ligase yields the protein MLVYKRHLVTAALPYANGPLHIGHLSGAYLSSDVFVRFMRLMDKDVVFICGSDEHGAAITMRALKEQKSPKEIIDKYHQLFIKTFQGIGISFDHYARTSDLLHHETSQDFFRNLYSAGEFDEIETEQYYDTIHNQFLADRYIVGTCPKCGNESAYGDQCENCGTSLSPTELISPKSVLSGEDPILKKTKHWYLPLEKYESWLKDYIEEGLIDGAEHHDPETWKKHVIGQCKSWLDNGLQSRAMTRDLDWGVDVPQEIPGSAGKKLYVWMDAPIGYISATKEWAKEFNKDWKLYWQDSETELIHFIGKDNIVFHCIIFPALLKVHGGYVLPSNVPANQFMNLEGKKISTSRNWAIWVHEFLEEMPGHEDALRYYLIKNMPEQKDSEFTWKGFQEAYNNELVNNLSNFVHRVLVLTQKYYNGIVPDFDPDCFINGVITDELGGYHDSECLYLFDQIQELNQFLRQYDFRGALKTLMEISTAGNQLLQNNEPWKSFKEEPELVEVVMNLTLQYVCAISIAMQPFLPFASDKLRKLLNLPVVKGQGELVNMLDELAEGQLILPIGHQLEKPDYLFSKIDDETIEKQILKLEKTALEGNNENTANNIYLPQKEEITYDEFMKMDIRTARILEAERVPKADKLLKLILDLGYEKRVVVSGIAEHFNPADIIGKEVLLLANLAPRTIRGVESRGMILMADSENGKLSFVSPQAAWPVGNSVK from the coding sequence ATGTTAGTCTATAAAAGGCACCTCGTTACAGCTGCACTGCCCTATGCTAACGGTCCATTACACATTGGTCATTTATCTGGAGCTTATTTATCTTCGGATGTTTTTGTGCGCTTCATGAGGCTGATGGATAAAGATGTTGTTTTTATTTGTGGCTCGGACGAACATGGAGCTGCAATTACCATGAGGGCTCTTAAGGAACAAAAATCCCCCAAAGAGATAATTGACAAATACCATCAATTATTTATAAAGACTTTCCAAGGAATTGGTATTTCGTTTGATCATTATGCAAGAACTTCAGATTTGTTGCATCATGAGACATCTCAGGATTTTTTCCGAAACTTATATAGTGCAGGAGAATTTGATGAAATAGAGACTGAGCAATATTATGATACGATTCATAATCAATTTTTAGCAGACAGGTATATTGTTGGAACATGTCCAAAATGTGGCAATGAGTCTGCTTATGGCGACCAATGTGAAAATTGTGGCACTTCATTAAGTCCAACAGAATTAATTTCTCCAAAATCAGTTTTAAGTGGGGAAGATCCAATACTTAAAAAAACAAAGCATTGGTACTTACCTCTTGAGAAGTATGAATCTTGGTTGAAAGATTATATTGAGGAAGGGTTGATTGATGGAGCGGAACATCATGATCCTGAAACTTGGAAAAAGCATGTAATTGGTCAATGTAAGTCATGGTTAGACAATGGGCTTCAATCCAGAGCTATGACAAGAGATTTGGATTGGGGTGTTGATGTTCCACAAGAAATTCCAGGTAGCGCCGGAAAGAAGTTATATGTTTGGATGGATGCTCCAATTGGTTACATTTCAGCCACAAAAGAATGGGCTAAAGAATTTAATAAAGATTGGAAGCTTTATTGGCAAGATTCGGAAACAGAATTAATCCATTTTATAGGAAAGGATAATATTGTGTTTCATTGTATCATATTTCCAGCTTTACTAAAAGTCCATGGCGGGTATGTGCTACCATCAAATGTTCCGGCCAATCAATTCATGAATCTTGAGGGAAAGAAAATATCGACCTCTAGAAACTGGGCAATATGGGTACATGAATTTCTTGAAGAAATGCCCGGCCATGAGGATGCACTCAGGTATTATCTCATAAAGAATATGCCTGAGCAAAAGGACAGTGAGTTCACTTGGAAGGGTTTTCAGGAGGCTTATAACAACGAATTGGTTAATAATCTTTCCAATTTTGTACACAGAGTTTTGGTTTTGACCCAAAAGTATTATAATGGTATCGTGCCGGATTTTGACCCAGACTGTTTTATTAATGGTGTAATCACTGATGAGTTGGGTGGCTATCATGATTCTGAATGTCTTTATTTGTTTGATCAAATTCAAGAGCTGAATCAATTTCTCAGGCAATATGATTTCAGGGGAGCATTAAAAACTCTGATGGAGATTTCAACTGCAGGTAATCAGCTGCTTCAAAACAACGAACCTTGGAAATCCTTTAAAGAAGAACCAGAGTTGGTAGAAGTAGTGATGAATTTAACCTTACAGTATGTTTGTGCGATAAGTATAGCCATGCAACCATTCTTACCCTTTGCATCAGACAAATTAAGAAAATTATTAAATCTACCAGTTGTCAAAGGTCAGGGAGAATTAGTCAATATGTTAGATGAGTTGGCAGAAGGGCAATTAATTTTACCTATTGGACACCAATTGGAAAAGCCTGATTATTTATTTTCCAAGATAGATGACGAAACCATTGAAAAGCAAATTTTAAAATTGGAGAAAACAGCATTGGAAGGAAATAATGAAAATACCGCAAATAATATTTATTTGCCACAGAAGGAGGAAATAACATATGATGAGTTCATGAAAATGGACATCAGGACTGCAAGAATTTTGGAGGCCGAGAGAGTTCCCAAAGCGGACAAATTGCTAAAACTTATTTTAGATCTTGGATATGAAAAAAGGGTTGTAGTGAGTGGTATTGCAGAACATTTTAATCCAGCAGACATTATAGGAAAAGAAGTTCTTCTTCTCGCCAATCTGGCTCCTCGAACCATAAGAGGTGTTGAATCAAGAGGTATGATATTGATGGCCGATTCTGAAAATGGCAAACTTTCTTTCGTATCACCTCAGGCAGCATGGCCGGTTGGCAATTCTGTTAAATAA
- a CDS encoding T9SS type A sorting domain-containing protein: MCNNSRYFWILFFVIFLSIYPQFIDSQVLSLKEVCTLPVELQESSGLLTLNSGNTFWTHNDSGNDPHLFEIDTMCNILKKVVVRNLPNVDWEEITSDTEGNVYIGDFGNNNNDRKDLKIYWIKNLQENKSDTIDASVISFRFANQIGFPPTESYRNFDMEAFIWYQGNLHLFSKNRTSPFSGYCYYHRIPDKPGDYITTLVDSFLTGKGLMQQYWVTAAAVSPDQKSLILLSYDKFWLFYPLISANFFSSRSKTINFSSLTQKEAVSYVSEQEIWLTDEYYSLLRNGGKLYRGFINPLLKTIQPENVGGFISPNPTRDFLKIDFEDLLNISIWNPLSDFYFFPTVPEDRMINVSDLRPGIYFVEIETIQKRVIQKFVKQ; this comes from the coding sequence ATGTGCAATAACAGTAGGTATTTCTGGATATTATTTTTTGTGATTTTTTTAAGTATTTATCCTCAGTTTATTGATTCACAAGTACTTAGTTTAAAGGAGGTGTGTACATTACCAGTAGAATTACAGGAAAGTTCTGGATTGCTAACCCTGAATTCAGGAAATACTTTTTGGACCCATAATGATAGTGGGAACGATCCGCATTTGTTTGAAATAGACACCATGTGTAATATTTTAAAAAAAGTGGTGGTGAGAAATTTGCCGAATGTGGATTGGGAGGAGATAACCAGCGACACTGAAGGAAATGTTTATATAGGTGATTTTGGAAACAACAATAATGACCGGAAGGATCTAAAAATTTATTGGATCAAAAATTTACAAGAAAACAAAAGCGACACCATTGACGCAAGTGTAATTTCATTCCGATTTGCCAATCAAATAGGATTCCCACCCACAGAGTCATATCGCAATTTTGACATGGAGGCTTTCATATGGTATCAGGGAAATCTTCATCTATTCAGTAAAAATAGGACGAGTCCATTTTCTGGGTATTGCTATTACCATAGAATACCCGACAAACCGGGTGATTACATTACCACATTAGTCGACAGCTTTTTAACGGGTAAAGGTCTTATGCAACAATATTGGGTTACAGCAGCAGCAGTAAGTCCCGATCAAAAAAGCCTGATATTGTTGTCTTATGACAAATTTTGGTTGTTTTACCCATTGATTAGCGCTAATTTTTTTTCATCCAGATCAAAAACCATAAATTTTTCAAGTTTAACCCAAAAGGAAGCTGTTTCCTATGTTTCTGAGCAAGAAATATGGCTGACAGATGAGTATTATTCTCTATTAAGAAATGGAGGTAAATTGTACCGAGGGTTTATAAACCCATTATTAAAAACTATTCAACCCGAGAATGTTGGAGGTTTTATTTCTCCTAACCCAACCAGGGATTTTCTTAAAATTGATTTTGAAGATCTTTTAAATATTAGCATTTGGAATCCTTTGTCAGATTTTTATTTTTTTCCAACTGTTCCCGAAGACCGGATGATAAATGTTTCAGACCTAAGGCCGGGGATTTACTTTGTTGAAATTGAGACTATACAAAAGAGGGTTATACAAAAATTCGTAAAACAATAA
- the rsmG gene encoding 16S rRNA (guanine(527)-N(7))-methyltransferase RsmG: MDIVLKYFKDLSPRQKQMFYELLPIYQEWNSKVNIISRKDLDEFYLHHVLHSLTLVSKLSFKPETRILDLGCGGGFPGIPLAIFYPDVQFTLIDGTAKKIKVVNDVIDRLQIKNAEAIQIRAEEHKGKYHFVVTRAVSKLPELLNWSSHLYERSQINAIPNGLIAYKGGDLKEEIKSIPRGFYYEKWDIYEDFPEPYFEEKYLVYVQ, from the coding sequence ATGGATATAGTTTTAAAATACTTTAAGGATTTATCTCCACGGCAAAAGCAAATGTTCTATGAATTGCTACCGATTTACCAGGAATGGAATTCTAAGGTCAATATTATTTCGCGCAAAGACCTGGATGAATTCTATTTGCATCATGTCTTACACAGTCTTACATTGGTGTCCAAGCTTAGTTTTAAACCCGAAACAAGAATTTTGGATTTGGGATGTGGTGGTGGGTTTCCTGGGATTCCATTAGCTATTTTTTATCCAGATGTACAGTTTACTCTAATAGATGGTACCGCAAAAAAAATCAAAGTTGTAAATGATGTAATTGACCGATTGCAGATTAAAAATGCTGAGGCAATTCAAATCAGGGCCGAAGAACATAAGGGAAAATACCATTTTGTCGTGACGAGAGCAGTTTCTAAACTTCCAGAATTGTTAAATTGGAGTAGTCATTTGTATGAAAGGAGCCAGATTAATGCTATTCCAAATGGATTAATAGCTTATAAGGGAGGAGATCTCAAAGAGGAAATTAAATCCATCCCCAGAGGTTTCTATTATGAAAAGTGGGACATCTATGAAGATTTTCCTGAGCCATATTTTGAAGAAAAATACTTGGTTTATGTGCAATAA
- a CDS encoding glycosyltransferase — protein MIFYRTPPQQAINSYPFITVLICIKNEYFNLKSNLQSIIDQDYEEFEILIVDDHSSDLSIKYLKDKYTKEPKLKILELGPNQKGKKNAILEAAKYAKSNIFLLTDADCRPHSSRWINEMVKSLGKEKDIVLGYTPYFSKPSFLNKFIRFETCMNGAQILSASILGFSYAGVGRNILYRRTLVSPEALQMAFLSGDDDLLINKVATKKNTIVCMDPDSFVYSIPKGFWIDYFKQRWRHYSTSTAYSIGSQFYLLGYFISLIGFYGIMIICLVHKMALIALLAYFIRLLFVWPIFYGLCRRFRETGLFLLFPILELSYVLFICLQLPLLFIRKKSW, from the coding sequence GTGATATTTTATAGAACACCTCCGCAACAGGCAATAAACAGCTATCCCTTCATAACAGTTCTAATTTGTATAAAAAATGAATATTTCAACCTGAAATCCAATTTACAGTCAATTATTGATCAAGATTACGAGGAATTTGAGATACTTATCGTGGATGACCATTCTTCAGATTTGAGCATAAAGTACCTTAAAGACAAATATACAAAAGAACCTAAACTGAAAATTCTGGAATTAGGGCCTAATCAAAAAGGTAAAAAAAATGCAATTCTTGAGGCCGCCAAATACGCCAAATCCAATATTTTCTTGTTGACGGATGCGGATTGTAGACCACATTCAAGTCGTTGGATTAATGAAATGGTTAAAAGCTTGGGAAAAGAGAAAGATATTGTATTAGGTTATACTCCATATTTTAGCAAACCAAGCTTTCTAAACAAGTTTATAAGATTTGAAACATGTATGAATGGGGCGCAGATACTTAGTGCATCTATCTTAGGTTTTTCATATGCAGGTGTAGGAAGAAATATATTATATCGACGCACTTTGGTGAGTCCAGAAGCGTTGCAAATGGCATTTCTATCAGGAGATGATGACCTTTTAATAAATAAGGTGGCCACCAAAAAAAATACCATAGTTTGTATGGACCCTGATTCATTTGTTTATTCTATACCAAAAGGGTTCTGGATAGATTATTTTAAGCAAAGGTGGAGACATTATTCAACGTCCACTGCCTATTCAATTGGATCTCAATTTTATTTATTAGGCTATTTTATAAGTTTAATTGGTTTTTATGGAATAATGATTATTTGCCTAGTTCATAAAATGGCATTAATTGCATTGCTGGCATACTTCATAAGACTTTTATTTGTTTGGCCTATTTTTTATGGTTTGTGTAGGAGGTTTAGAGAGACTGGGTTATTTCTTTTATTTCCAATTTTAGAACTGAGTTATGTGCTTTTTATATGTTTGCAATTACCTTTACTCTTCATACGTAAGAAATCCTGGTAA
- a CDS encoding oligosaccharide flippase family protein produces the protein MNSTFRWQLLSTAGITLIQVTTLVLLGRMMGFKDLGNFALLQITFRFALAAFEPGMFFSIIQQHELNEPLNKKLNFIQTRFAILTVLAFVLIFLYTQEFNAWPFAIISCLLLFTIAFGSRHHNYLILIEKQKEIAFLQILSYTIELIFIFSTISIYPALYVFSVGILLRQLIYYSMCYYLCLHFPKMESVVSFKNISINHIRPSIHNMASQILSFIQGQYDTLLILLLFGLQTLGPYNLASEFSFLLFSKINPIFSKAIFPSLSKANKQLSQLDKIILSSFTSYLYIIIPIYFFIWLHAEFILNLAYPNKASEINIFVHYFLIIALIKAINNILTTYLLSIGFSKWILHWNVLLVVSNYLICTLFLYFSIDIIIFLKFNIIYAFIFTVLGIIFLFKNISVSKIRLLNTSLQLTKFLSLLIITIYANSLLCENFYLNSLLALVSFFIILYLINHQKFVQLLQFKIS, from the coding sequence ATGAATAGTACTTTCCGCTGGCAATTATTGTCAACTGCGGGAATTACTCTCATTCAAGTAACAACTTTGGTACTCCTGGGTCGAATGATGGGTTTTAAGGACTTAGGTAACTTTGCCTTACTGCAAATAACATTTAGATTTGCGCTTGCGGCCTTTGAGCCGGGTATGTTCTTTTCCATCATACAACAGCATGAATTAAACGAACCACTTAACAAGAAATTAAATTTCATCCAGACTCGTTTTGCTATACTGACTGTCCTGGCTTTTGTTCTTATCTTTTTATACACCCAAGAATTCAATGCATGGCCTTTTGCAATAATTTCATGCCTATTGCTCTTTACAATAGCTTTTGGGTCCAGACACCATAATTACCTTATTCTAATTGAAAAGCAAAAGGAAATTGCATTTCTTCAGATTCTTTCCTATACAATTGAGTTGATATTTATTTTTTCCACGATTTCAATTTATCCTGCTCTTTATGTCTTTTCAGTAGGTATCCTGTTAAGACAGTTAATATATTACTCAATGTGTTATTACTTATGCCTTCATTTTCCCAAAATGGAAAGTGTTGTTTCATTCAAAAATATTTCCATAAATCATATAAGACCATCCATTCATAATATGGCTTCCCAAATTCTTAGCTTTATTCAAGGCCAATATGATACACTCCTTATTCTTTTGCTTTTTGGATTACAAACATTAGGACCTTATAATTTAGCTTCTGAATTTAGTTTTTTACTCTTTTCCAAAATCAACCCTATATTTAGTAAAGCTATATTTCCAAGCTTGTCCAAAGCCAATAAACAACTTTCCCAACTTGACAAAATAATTCTAAGTAGTTTTACCAGTTATCTATATATCATAATTCCCATATATTTTTTTATTTGGCTTCATGCAGAATTTATTTTAAACTTAGCATACCCCAATAAAGCTTCAGAAATCAACATCTTTGTTCACTATTTTCTTATCATAGCTTTAATAAAGGCTATTAATAATATTCTTACCACTTACCTTCTCTCTATAGGATTCTCTAAATGGATTCTTCATTGGAATGTTCTTCTTGTTGTATCCAACTATTTAATTTGTACTTTATTCTTATACTTCTCCATTGACATTATTATATTCCTTAAATTCAACATAATTTATGCCTTCATTTTTACAGTTCTCGGAATTATCTTCCTATTTAAAAACATTAGTGTATCCAAAATAAGACTATTAAATACCTCCTTGCAACTTACAAAATTTTTATCACTTTTGATTATAACCATTTATGCCAATTCTCTTTTATGTGAAAATTTTTATCTTAACAGTTTGCTGGCATTAGTCTCCTTCTTTATTATTCTTTACCTGATAAATCATCAGAAATTTGTACAACTATTACAATTTAAAATATCATAA